In the Glycine max cultivar Williams 82 chromosome 19, Glycine_max_v4.0, whole genome shotgun sequence genome, TCTTAAGGTTCCACATTAAACCTCTTAACTATACTTCATAACTTTTCCAACTAGACTATGTTCTCCAACTACTCTACACTAGATATTTCCCACGAACTACGGTTACAAGTTTCTATGGGTACTACACTTATAAGATTCTCAATCTTGCACTTAGGTGGTAACTAAGCATATCCTCAAGGAACATAGGTACACGTCTTACTAAGTTTGACTTTCGTCTATAGGTAACAATGATCATGTCTACTCAAGTATTTCCTCTCAAAACATCTTAACATGATTGTCAAAGGCGAAGTCTCTCTTTATTCGTATTAGAAGTAACAACAAGAAAGATTATCAAGCAGTTTAACTAGACATGATTGGAAGATGAGCAGCCAATAATAAGATGAACACTCGATTGATTAGgagacaataattttaaatcaagaagGATCACTCATCTAGAATCAACAGTAGATACTCCAAATGAATTCTAGAAACGAAAACATAATCACAGTGTACGCACATATGGAGATATCAACTATCACTTGATCGTGACAGAAACATCAATAATCCAATTATTTGATGTAGGCTCATAACACAAACAATGAATTATACTCAAGCTTGCAAGTGAAATCGAATTACTCGACTTAAGTACGCAACACAAAGAATAGTTTACACTAGAATAAAAAGGTATGGTCAAAAGAGTAttctatataaaatatatctcGATACGAGTCCTCGAACTATAGAGTATCAACATTGCTAAGAACAAGAAATCACGAACAACCATACTATTTATGCAATTAAGGCAAAACACCATACTACTAACATACCCAGAATTATAAGGTTCTTATAATAAGTATACAACGTACATATAAGAAGTAAgaatttaatagttaataagGATCACAAACTTCAACTACTACATTCACGACTACACACAAAATAAAGTGAGTTAAGTAGTCATGCGTTTACACATCAAGAAAGACATACTCATCCAAGACATATATATGGTTCAAAAGGTTTTCACAACACTAATCCACACATCAAGAtagaaataagtttattaacaacATACAAGCAAGAAGATAAGGGCTCATTAAAGCATTATCCATCAGTATCAAGGCTTCTTGCATCACCTAACGGCTTACCATAATGTCGAACCGCACTTCACAAATTATAGAGATGGCCAGTCTCATAACTCATGACTCAACAGTGGATTTATGGTATAACAGACATTAAGGATGCAAGGCACATACAAGCATTATTATTAAGTCTTATTTAATCATGTAggagaaaatacaaataaaaattcaagcATGCTTAACAAAAGTACTCATAAGTAACCACACAGAGTGCACACCAGAATATGGTAAGCACATAACAcactggccgaaaggttcgacctgctctgataccactaaatgtgacaccctctacccctcacatatatattaataaaggaataaaaattcaaatattaattaaaagtatttttaaaacatttttaaatacaagcttttcaaatgggtaaaaggctcacattcactttcttctacatcatattcaaacttgtccaaataaataataaagtcatctcgactcaaagaaagtcatataagtctcatacaattaatatagaacatatatcctaatgtcacatcctatcagagcgtggtgttcccgtgtcctctagcatgaggttcttcatagtcatccacctattcatctgctcccccgaacacaagttcaagatcatcacaggatccaaacacaacaacacacagggagtgagttatcacattcctagctaatagagaaacaagacaattaaatatacatattatataaatgagataccacttgcttaaacatagctcacgtaacttcaccacttcgtcattcaaaattcactttttaattatcgatcacattacacaagaatcccacacttcgatcaagatataataacacatcaattagcaagcatatgcaatagttatgctaagactcaattttatatgcaatgtggtaccatgtcagtgaaaaaccaccctggggcgcttaggagtacataacaagacacaccacacaatgggtttgtcaggtcactctcactaagtaagatcatagggagaccagtcagggtcacgatgttttgcgagaatgctccaaccatatgagatcagcataggcttaaaggagcactcaaacccggtgacccccaaggcctacactccgaagagtccgtcagggcctctccctcctgattcaggtccaacccctaaaataatttttttttacatgcagacactgctcatgaattatacaatacccacgaccttacactcgtgttttaaacacgttcaacaccattgcgctacgatttaacactggttcctaaataggaaacctacattttctctttaacactgcgcatcaacgcttttctcaagataacgctggtcgggtattgtacaattcatagcttacaacacaagtaatttcacatcaagtgttaactacacacttatccacaactagaactcattcacaatttcacatctcatagtgtcacaatccaccatcacatgtttacacgtatctcacaaattaacacatgttcaactttacacttatactcaatttcaataacaatattataatctcaaagcaacatgttattctacaattcatcacatactcacaatttgaattatcatttcatatcctcaatataacaatttatataaaagactatcacaacatgaggactaaaacccctcaaataatattacacaattatatccaaATCATAGgtccaaatatacaaatatcaagagcacaatttatcaagcaattttcatcaggacatcaatattttattgataatcataaaggaaaaattgcaatttaacaaacatcccaaaataaaatcccaatttaatcctctaaggatccctacacatgttctcactaatccccaactgtgaataactcatcccttacctctaagcgggctcacgtgtcttcagccagcgatagcaacatctctagcggttcccggaaattctttcaattattcatccgactgctccgatagaattcccaaacgtcagagagacggagaagagattgaaacctccacttgtactgtcttcatacgattcctttttctccctccacgaatattatctcgcaaatcccaacggtggaagcgtgcggaattgaatttcgaacaatatatccaaatttcacaataatccaacggttaacgaaaccgggatcgtagttttaccaagacagctctggatttctgcgggaaagaaaaaggctacaatgcgaagggtttttctctcatttcagacatgatatcgaaattcccaacggtgagaatgctcggaattgtgttgcgaacatgatactcaaatttcacgacgatccaacggtgaacggattcgagatcgttgtttttctgagactggtttggtgggctgcgggaaaaagaaagggttttgagaggagaaggggaaaaacgaaaatgaggccaaaaggaggcagctgacttaacataactatttatacctagggtactcagcctattatttgctctatatttatttatttatttatttattactaaaaagctttttaaatttatttacgaaaaattgggatgttacaagagtaaaagagataaagaattgtaGATGATGTAAGGGATAAGAGGGATAAGaaggataagaaatttaaaataaaagataaagagaggtaagaaataagataaaaagtataagataaaaattaaaatattttaagataaaagataagaaaagtaaaagataaagataatgataATATGTTTGGAATGCTTAAAGAtaaattcagaatttaaaatatgttgaagCCTAGCATGTGAAAACTATTTGTGATGcaactttaataatttttgtctATCTAATGTTATCTCCCAGTCTCCACACACATCTGCTATGATACTCTATCCTTGATTCCTCACCTAAAGAccttaatttatctattttctctctcaaattcctttgcaaagataagatataataaatcgcattaagaataaagatgcatgaaataggctaaacaaatatcactctattcctagcaatgatTTCATTTAGATGTTATTTCCTAGTCCTATAGAAAATAACCAATTTTCAATGCATTACTTCCTAAAGAATGCATGAgtatgggtgatcagaccacaATCAGTAACAATAAAgcacatcaaataataataaaaatcaaaattgcattaaatagataataagaaAGAGTTACATTACAAGAGGTTGCCCTGACAGGCTTCCAACAATGGGAGAAGGGGAGAATGGCTATAGAAGGAGGATTTCCCCTATTAAAGATGCTCAGGCCTTAGATGTATTGTATTCATTAGAGAGTTCTGAGTCCCGTGtgtctttctcttttgttttctacTCCTTTTATAGTCAAGGTAGCTTAAATTCACGCGACCTCGTGCTAAGCGGACCTTTTGTGCTTAGTGAGTACGACGATGAtcacgcgcttagcgcaagatTCGCACTAAATGTGTCTTTGGGCATATTCATGGGCCTTCTGCTGGTCTaatcttcaactttttcttttctaaatcccgctggttaaaaattaaaatgatattaaaaataacagTAAAGTAGAagaattttaatcattattaatcaaaattgaCTATTAATTAAACCTAACTTTTGCAGTTATCAAACACTTAAAAGCAAGCAAAAAGGAACGTGTCTGAATTGTCAGAGCAGCAAGCTTGTCGATCTTCTTCAAGTTAACTCTTGACTCTCTTCAACTTAAGTAACTCAGAACCTAATTCGAACAGCACAAGCCAACACATTCTCTAACCAATAAGCTCTGTGCTTAAAGTGCAAATCCTCTATGCATACAACCAGAAACCAATCGAAGTTCCTTATCATTCGCATTTGTGTAGAAAAAGTCGTTGGGTGAATGTGCCTCTAGTTCAGCAAACACAAACCTAACTAGAAGTAATTTAACAATTCCAGCAACTAAACAAAACAAGCTTTCTAttcagagaataaaaaaatgggaATAAGAAGAGGAAGGTAGACCATTAATGGCATAATTGCATACTACGaagaaaagatttaaattatgcCCAAAAAAAGAAACTTGAGTTGTAATTGCAAGTGTGATAAAAACAACATCAAGAGCACATTGTGAGTGAATCCACAActgcatttttcaatgttcacTCTTCTGGTTATTGTTCCATACTAAAACAATTACTGTTTTCAAAGGAAAATTCGGACTTCAGTACAAAAAATACATGGAATACAATCGCAAATTTGAACTtcaataacaaattttgattgaaaagaAACGTCCAGAATATCTAAAATTGAATTCAGTTAAATTCTCAAATTGagtcatgaaaagaaaaaatctagAAAGGTATAAAGCACGGGGACACCTGCTAGGTGGTGTCCCCTGTTTCCGGTACTGCATGAGGATGGGGACGGAACAGGGTGGCAAGGGAACGTCCCGGGAATGACGTCAATTTCTTGGGTACAGCTGGCCGTCGGGGGGACGTATTGGGGACGACTACATGCACGTCCCCAacatccaaaattaaaaaagaaaacatataaaagaggaaagaaaagaacCAACAGAAAATTTATGGATTCCTTGCTCCTCTCTTTTACTTTGTCTCCTCGAGTCCTCATTGGGTAGTCACCACCAACGAACCAGAGAGCCAAACAGGTATGATCTCCCTTTCCTCTATCGGTCCCTCGCTTTCTTCTGCCATTCTCTTAATCACTACACGAAATCAACAAACCCCAAACCTTAATCACTCCAAGcaatagaatagaaaaaaagGAACGTTTTGCCCATAGTTTCCTTCGCTTGGAGTGATCATATGTTATTCTCTTAATAAAAcacatagaaaagaaaaaaaaggaacacTTGTTTATTGCTTTCTAGGTTTCTTTCCCCAATTTAGGTACGACCTTTTAGAAAAAAGGTATACACGTAAATATCTCATTGCAAGTAAGTAAAAAAAAGGTACATGTGTATCCCCAATTCagcattttagaaaaataaaaacataaaaaaggtaCGACCATGATgaacttttagaaaaatatatcattgCAGCTGCACTAAATTAAGTAATTGTACACGCATATCCTCAATTCAGCATTCCTCTCATTGCAGCTGcagtaaatttattatatatatgacatGGTTGACTAACCTTTTAGAATAGATCAAATGCTTCCTGCATAggattatgtatttttaattgattaaatttattatctttaattttataatatgctACCGTTTTTACttatttctcatgtttttttattttttagtttctttaaataataataaaaatttaaaaattaccatTTTCTAGTCGTACCCATATCTtgagatttttatatttatcattttttattctcatacCCATACCCTTATCTATCCCGTTCTCGTTTTGGTGCATCCTAGGATAATTGAGTTAAATTCcctaattttgagaaaaatcccaatgaaggaagataccTGGGGTTCGGTGTGGGGTTAAACTCTAAGTCTCATATCTCTGGAAGAGTTGTCCAGAGTGATTGACGGTGGCAATTGGGCGTAACCGTAATAGAACTGGCATTGATCTTTGAAATCTTGTAGGCTGACCTGACCTACAATTGGCCCTACCTTAAACCACAAAATAATGTGACGCAACTATTTTTCTACACCTTTCAAATCCTTATCTTCACTTTAAGATATTGTTAATTCATTcaacttcactttttttttttttttttacagaattcaTAAATTTTAGATACAACAAAACCATGCCAAAAATTATCTTCCATTTACTGCCCGTTCCCAGTGTCATATTAAGATTGGTTTTAGGTGCACTATTGTCATCTTAATTGGTGCACACTAGAATTTATCCATGTAAACAATGTGAGACACTCTGTGCACATGGATTAGAAGACTCTGATTGCATACAAACGCATGGGTGGGTCACTTaccaagtctttttttttttttgaaaggccgTCACGCGGGTACTAAGTCTTGAATAGTAAAATGTTTCTAGATCACGTAATTCAGTATTTCATGAAACATTCGTTCATTCAAGAATTTCCCGCCGTATGCAAGTCTTATATAGGCTGACCAgaggataaaataatattaaataagtaaaaattgaCTGAGATTTCAGACAAATTGTTTGGTTTGCTGTTAGGAAGGGCCGAAGGAAGATGATATAGCATATCAGAAGTAATACCAGAAATGGAAGCAGGAACCACAACAGCAAAAGCAGGGGTGCAAATGACAAAGACTAAGAGAAGCATTACCAGGCCTTCGTACCTCAAAGATTATGTCTGAAAATCAGTGAGGATTTGCCGGATAATGTTGTCTGCTGCTAGGGAACATTAATTCCTAGCCAAATTctgttataaaaatattcctAAAGGATTAGGACAATTCTGTTAGCAGTAAGcactatatataaataatcagCAGATCAATAAGAAATACTATCCTTCTCCATCTCTGCTTGTCTTCTTTAagcttctcttcttttctctggAGGTCCTGGCCCTCGAAGCCAGCTTCTTATACCAGCACCCCTATCACTTGCCATAAGATTAAATGAACTAGTATGGACATGGAGTGATGGAGGCACCATCACCACACCACCCGTGAAGTTCTATCCAACCTCCGTTTCTCCACTTTCCAAAAGAAAATGGCCGAATATTTTGTCTTTGATATTGCTGAATCACTGCTGGGGAAGCTTGCTTCTTATGTTTCtgaagaagcttctcaagcctAGCTATGATGTGTATGAAGATCTTAAAGGGATCCAAGACACATTGTCCATTGTAAAAGATGTGTTTTTGGATGCTGAGGAGAAAAAGGAGCAAAAGCACGGATTGCGCGCACAAATGGCTGAGGCAGATTCAAAATGTATGTTTAGATGTTGAACATGTATTGGACGTATTTGAGTGCCACAACTTGACAAAGAATACTACTAGAATTTTGCTTATTATCTGCGGAATTTTCACAAAAACTCGCTAGAAACACGTTTCCTCAGATTTTCCTATCGAATTAAATTTGTAGGTAAAACCTTTGTAGACAATAGCTTCTGTCAATCTAGAATTTGCAGGAAATTTTCTGCAAACTTTCCTGCAAAAGAAATCTGCAGGAAACTTTCCTACGAAATAAGCCTCAACAAAATTCACAAGTAATTTTTTCTTGCGGATTTTATTTTTCAGGAAATTTCCTATGGATTTGAAAATCACAAGAAAATCTGCAGGAAAGTTTCCAGTCAATTTGTATTTCCGCAGGAAATTACCTACGGATTTTCttgcaaaataaaatcatcCGTTGGTAATTTCCTatgctttttaaaataaaataattaaatattttaagaatatttaaataattattttaacataattttttaaattactataaaatgtattgaaaattaCAATGTCTATCTCTGGattttgaaaagataaaattgaagaaggcataaatattaaatttgagcTAAATCATGGTAAGGACTTTTTACAAAGATCTAAGTAAATTATCATCATTACTACATTTAGAATGATGCCAAAGATTACTTCTATGTtatctttcatctttttcttactGAGGTAAAaacatttctatttattttatttattgtattcaATCACACTTCAAGAGGAAAACaaggtaaaaataatttcaaattaagaGTTTATATTCCATACTAGGAAAGGATGGAGGGAGAGAaagtggaagaggaagaagcCTTTTCATGCATATGGAAATATCAAACCAAACTCTAACCAATGCTTTTTAAGGACAGTTTAGTTATAAATGTTTCTCATTGGTGACcaagtagaaaggaaaaatgtcCAAGTCCCACTCTAAAATTACAACTACACCAACTCTCAATTAGGCAGCTAACACACTCTTGGTGGTCTCCAAGTGCAAGTTGCAATGCAAGTGGGTACCATTGACAACATTGTTTGCATTTTGGCCCTTTTTAACCAACCTTTCTGCCTTATACCCTCTCCTCCCCCCACTCTTTTGGACAATGAAAAGTAGACTATCCTCCTTGACTATCTGTTGCATAACACTCTTAGAAGCATTTACTCATTTTCCACTTCTTCAACTTCCTCTAAGTGAGTGCATAATTCCAAACTATAGAcataatgatgcaatcctaccccccaagggtattggatagaagactcaaaGAGGATTGGattagagctgctaaagaaggccctggggttctcatgaacctcagggtagatttctgagcccatgggccaaggttgagtccactcaaggaagctacctaggctataaatagaagtatgtgtaacacttgtgataactttgatgaatgagagtcttgtgaaatacaactcaaagttcaacttctctctcccttttcttccttcaatttcgtgctccccccctctctctttctctctctttcttttcctccattgaagcatcctctccaagctttttatccaaggcacattcttggtggcgaagctccttctttcatggcttattccctagtggatggtgtttcctctcacctcttcttctttgtcttccgctgcatctccatggtgaaaaatcaccattgaaggacctcattgaagctcaaagatccagcctccataaaagttccacaagcaagcttccatcacataatttctatttataatatacaaTTTCTTACCTAATAGGCCAATACTACTGCTTGCCTATATATTAAGCTAAAACCAATGCCTTAAAAGCAACAAGAAACAAACGAGATaccaaaagtataatttttatcatcaatTAAGCAACTAACCATCAAGTTAGAAAATGGCTTGTATAACAATCGaagtatttcaaattaaatGCCAATGCTAGcaataaatttagaataaaatatcataagttTTACATCAGAGTGTAGCATCACAAAGCAAAATTCAAACTAAAATATCCTACCACTAAAAAAACTGGCCATAAATGTATAAAAACTCTGGGTTTTTTTTACTACTTTATCCAAAATTCTAATATAACCTAGGTTACCAATGGAATTCATAAATTTCCACCACGTCCCCAAAGAAAAACTTTGTTCTTTAGTAAAGTAAGGCTCTTGCAtcattaataaaacaaaaaaaaatgaataaccatttgttattaatttggaACCTAAATAATAGTAAACATATGTTAAGGTAACACACCTCTTTCAAACAATTAAGCAagatatcatattatatatcatCCAATTTGATATGATCATTGTATTCATCATCCTCATTGTCACTACTATGTTGAGGAGATGGAGGAGGATGAGAATAAGAGCTAAGATAACCCAAGTTTAACAGTACATATGTTACttgtttaagttgttttttagtCTGAATTAATTCTTGtctcatttcttgtttttcttgctCCTGTCTATGTAGTTACATAAGcaaatttaatatcatatttttaaccTAAAATCTTAAAGAATTAGGTTTATgggttttttttacttttatgttaCTTAACTCCTATTTCTATTCGATATGAGACTTTATTTTTGCACTTGTAGTCCAACAATGTAATTTATTAATCATGTATTCTAAGACTTTGTTAATTGGGTCATTCAAGAATTTACATAGATGCAAGTCATGTAGACTTACCAAAggttaaaataacattaactgAGAATTCATGTCATTTTGTTGACTTCTCATAAGACTATATGGACGAGTATGACGTGGAGGCACAATCACCACAaccatataataaaaaatgtctttCATTTAAACTTgatatcatgaataaaaaatagtgattgaaaataaaattagaattaaatgaAGGGTGTTTTAAGAATGATAACACTAAATAGACCAAAATTagttgatttatttatatttaaatcaaatatataagaccattttttttgcttaaatatGAGTCAAGTGGAAATACATAGGAGGCGATCAAATAGGAAGATCGTGAATTAAAATATAggacaaaatatgtttttagccctcaactattaaaatttttaatttttagttcctCAACTAAATTAAAGTTTGACCCCTCTTAATTCCTAAACTATTTTTCTATTTGGTGTTTGGTCCCTAGCGTTAAATGTAGGCATTAAGTGATGATGTGTTATTCATTTATCACATTTATTTTTGACGGTTTAAAATTGCTAGAATTTATTTTGCTTAAGTGTATAATAGtctagacttaaatatattttattaggtTCCTAATAAATTAGGGAATTTTATTTTGAgtccttaataaatattttctttccattgagtttttaataaaataattttttttgtttttggtcattattattttgttttaatccttctaatatatttatttttttcattttaatccttacgatattttattcattttgttttagtccctttgaaaaaatatttgatagaaattttatatatatatatatatatatatggactaaaacaaacaaaaaaaaaaattggataagggataaaattattataagatttTGCTAATGGGTTCTACTAGGTTTCTTTAAAGAAGACAATTTTGTTGGAAGTAATCAATGATGCGCGGGCCCCCAAAGTCTGCTTATGATCGGTTTTAGGTGCACTACGATCTACGATCATCTTAATTAGTACCCACTAGAATTTATCAGCGTAGTGTAACATAATGAAACAGTCTAGGAACACGTGGATTAGAGGATTCAAATTGCATGTATGAACGCATGAGTGTCACGTAACGCAGATACAATGTCAAAATGTTTTTtagatcacttttttttttgtgaatatgtTTTTAGATTACATGATTCAGTACTTCATGAACCATTGGTTCACTAAAAAATTTCCCGTAGTATAGTATGTAAGTTTTGTAGATCTACCAGGGTTTAAAGAACTTTAAAACAATTGACTGAGAGACTTCGCGTCAACTGATTGACTTGTCAAATGATTAAATGAACTAGTATGGACAAGGAGACACAATCACCACCACAAACACAAACTTCTATCCCATCTCCGTTTCAGCTCTTTCCTGAAGAACATGGCCGAATCTTTTGTCTTTGATATTGCTGAATCACTGCTGGGGAAACTTGCTTCTTATGCTTATGAAGAGGCTTCTCGAGCCTACGGTGTGTATGAGGATCTGAAGGGGATCAAAGACACATTGTCAATTGTGAAAGGGGTGCTGTTGGATGCTGAGGAGAAGAAGGAGCACAAGCATGGGTTGCGCGAATGGCTCAGGCAGATTCAAAATGTTTGCTTCGATGCTGAAGATGTGTTGGATGAATTTGAGTGCCAAGGCTCGCAAAAGCAAGTTGTTAAAGCTTCAGGCAGCGTCAGGGTGAAGGTAGGCCACTTCTTTTCTTCATCTAATTCGCTTGTTTTCCGTCTTAGGATGGCTCATCAAATTAAAGATGTTAGGGAAAGATTAGATAAGATAGCAGCAGATGGGAATAAGTTTGGTCTTGAGAAGATTGAGGTTGACCTCAGGCTTGTGCAAAGGAGAGAAATGACTTATTCCCATGTGGATGCTTCAGATGTGATTGGAAGGGAgactgataaggaagaaattaTCAAGCTCTTGATGCAACCCCACCCTGATGGTGATGGGTATGGTGATAGAAGTCTGTGTGTTATTCCCATAGTGGGTATTGGAGGGTTGGGGAAGACCACACTTGCAAAGTTGGTGTTCAATGATAAGAGGATGGATGAACTTTTCCAATTGAAGATGTGGGTTTGTATCTCTGATGAATTTGACATTAGGCagattattattaaaatcatcAATTCTGCTTCAGCTTCAGCTCCAAATATTGCTCTTGCTTACCAAGAAAACATCAACAGCTTAGATATTGAGCAGCTTCAAACTCGTCTTAGACACAAGCTTTCTCTTCAGAAATTTTTACTGGTCTTGGATGATATATGGAATGATGATTATACAAAATGGATTGActtgaaaaatttaataaaagttgGTGCAGTGGGAAGCAAAATCATAGTGACAACGCGAAGTAACTCCATTGCTTCAATGATGGGCACTATTCCCTCTTATGTTTTAGAGGGCCTTTCTCCAGAGAATTGTATATCGCTGTTTGTGAGATGGGCATTTAAGGAAGGTCAAGAGAAGGAATATCCAAATCTAATGGAGATCGGAAAGGAAATTGTGAAAAAATGCAAAGGGGTTCCTTTGGCAGTGAGAAGCTTGGGAAGTTCTCTGTTCTCAACTTCTGATTTAGATAAGTGGGAATTTGTGAGAGACCATGAGATATGGAATTTAGAACAAAAGAGAAATGACATTTTACCAGCACTTAAGTTGAGCTATGATCAAATGCCATCCCATTTGAGGCACTGTTTTGCTTATTTTGCCCTTTTTCCCAAAGATTTTCGCTTTATAAATACTGAAATTACCAATCTTTGGGCGTCACTTGGACTACTACAATCCCCAAATGGAAGTCAAAAGGTAGAGAAAATTGCAAGACAATATATAGAAGAGTTGCATTCAAGATCATTTCTCCAGGATATCACAGATTTTGgccccttctattttttcaaCGTACACGATTTGGTGCATGATCTTGCCCTGTATGTTGCGAAGGAGGAGTATCTGATGGTAGATGCTTGTA is a window encoding:
- the LOC100796004 gene encoding putative disease resistance protein RGA3; protein product: MAESFVFDIAESLLGKLASYAYEEASRAYGVYEDLKGIKDTLSIVKGVLLDAEEKKEHKHGLREWLRQIQNVCFDAEDVLDEFECQGSQKQVVKASGSVRVKVGHFFSSSNSLVFRLRMAHQIKDVRERLDKIAADGNKFGLEKIEVDLRLVQRREMTYSHVDASDVIGRETDKEEIIKLLMQPHPDGDGYGDRSLCVIPIVGIGGLGKTTLAKLVFNDKRMDELFQLKMWVCISDEFDIRQIIIKIINSASASAPNIALAYQENINSLDIEQLQTRLRHKLSLQKFLLVLDDIWNDDYTKWIDLKNLIKVGAVGSKIIVTTRSNSIASMMGTIPSYVLEGLSPENCISLFVRWAFKEGQEKEYPNLMEIGKEIVKKCKGVPLAVRSLGSSLFSTSDLDKWEFVRDHEIWNLEQKRNDILPALKLSYDQMPSHLRHCFAYFALFPKDFRFINTEITNLWASLGLLQSPNGSQKVEKIARQYIEELHSRSFLQDITDFGPFYFFNVHDLVHDLALYVAKEEYLMVDACTRNIPEHVRHISIVENGLPDHAVFPKSRSLRTITFPIEGVGLASEIILKTWVSRYRYLRVLDLSDSSFETLPNSIAKLGHLRVLDLSNNGKIKRLPNSICKLQNLQVFSVSGCMELKALPKGIGMLINLRELKITTKQSSLSQDEFANLSNLQTLSFEYCVNLKFLLEKAQLTQLSSLQILVVRSCGSLMSLPLYILPKLDALFVADCGMINLFLGDESPIKRWRMKFLHVENFPWLQVLPEWIEGAADTLQTLMIYNLPKLKFLPECLPRMTHLKRLHVAECPSLLFHPSHIHCLTTLEDLSVDGCPAWDWEYMASRSLPDNTMK